Sequence from the Granulicella sp. L56 genome:
CACGCTGTTCAACTGGCTGCGTAGCCGCTCACGGGTAGCGTTTGCGCTCTCGGCGCTCTTGTTGGCCTCTGCAGCGCGAGCCTGGGCTTCTGCGGCCTCTGCGTCTGCCTTTGCCTTGGCTGCCTGAGCACGCTCTGCCTCAAGCTGGGCCTGTTGGGCCTGCATCTGCGCCTGCTGGGCCTGAAGTTGTGACTGCTGCGCCGCCAACTGCGATTGCTGCGCGGCACGCTGCGCATTCAACTGGCGCTCTTCGTCTTTCTTACGCAAAGTCACCAGCCGAGCATCCTCGGAACGCTGGACGGCCTGACGGGCAAAGGTGATCTCCATCTTGCGGTCGCCCTTTTTGTTGCTTTGAATATCGGCGGCATTCTGAAGGTCCTGCTTCGCCTCAGTCAGGATGTCATTGGCATACTGGTCCGCGCCATTTGCCTGGGCGATGCGGACTGCGTTGTAGGCCTGATACAGCTCCAACGGCGCCTTTTCATCACGGGTGATGGGGTTGTCATTCGTTTTGGAGCCGTCTGTCGGCGCATAGAAGCCGCGCGGCAGAAGCGCGTAGTGAGCATTTACCTTCTCCAGCACGCCGTTCGTCTTGTCCTGAATGATGTCGTTTTGCAGCACGACCACGTCACTTGGCTCGGTGACGGCGAAGTAAGGCTCGGCGGTAACAATCATTCCAAAAGACTGGAGCGGTGTGGTCACATGGATATTGTTCTTGGTTCCTGCCGGCAGCACTTCGCCGAGGTTGGTCGCTCGGCCGTCGGGTGTGATCGCCCAAAGAACATACGTCAGGTAGCCGGGGCCAAAGCCGTTGGCCGGGGTGAGGCCCTTAAACTCGGCGTCGATGGTGATACGGCCGCGCTCACTCTGGACCTTGGCCTCGCCTTTACCATTGGGAAGGAGCGAGGTCCCTCGAAATCCGATCCGGGTGCTGCTGCTGCGATGCAGATAATTCACGGCATCCAGATCGCGATGCACGACTTTGACCTGATAGAAGTAGACCCCATTCTTTTTAGTGATGGTCGTCGAATCCTCGGTCGGGCTGGTGGTTTGTGTCGTCGTTGTCGTTCTGGTCGTCTGAGCAAAGGCAGTGGGCAGGGTCGACAACGCGACACCGGCAAATAAAAACGCGGATAAAGCCCGCGTGGAAAAGTTTTCTATCGTTCGATTCATGATCTCTCCTGGCGTT
This genomic interval carries:
- a CDS encoding OmpA family protein, producing the protein MNRTIENFSTRALSAFLFAGVALSTLPTAFAQTTRTTTTTQTTSPTEDSTTITKKNGVYFYQVKVVHRDLDAVNYLHRSSSTRIGFRGTSLLPNGKGEAKVQSERGRITIDAEFKGLTPANGFGPGYLTYVLWAITPDGRATNLGEVLPAGTKNNIHVTTPLQSFGMIVTAEPYFAVTEPSDVVVLQNDIIQDKTNGVLEKVNAHYALLPRGFYAPTDGSKTNDNPITRDEKAPLELYQAYNAVRIAQANGADQYANDILTEAKQDLQNAADIQSNKKGDRKMEITFARQAVQRSEDARLVTLRKKDEERQLNAQRAAQQSQLAAQQSQLQAQQAQMQAQQAQLEAERAQAAKAKADAEAAEAQARAAEANKSAESANATRERLRSQLNSVLATSETARGLIVNMSDVLFDTGKYSLKPTTQISLAKVAGILQAYPGLKLQVEGYTDSVGSDLMNQKLSENRADAVKAFLIGQGVQPDNITSTGYGKSNPVADNGTAKGRAQNRRVQLVVSGDAIGVKESSPDVTAPPAPAAAPNDTGTANPQ